The proteins below come from a single Parageobacillus toebii NBRC 107807 genomic window:
- a CDS encoding sugar-binding protein, with product MRKRWKWIIYASSIVALVASASFTIYCAWKVYAYHQPGEREINEHENNAYHFVLVPEELDNDYWRLVEKGAKAAAKETGVHLEYVGPRQANIDEHIHILEKAAASKVDGIMTQGLTEKEFTPVINRIIEKNIPVVTIDTDAPTSKRTAYIGTDNYYAGFIAGKALAEDTHGKANVAIITGSLTASHQKLRVQGFKDAVKNEKGIRIIAIEESNITRIQAAEKAYSILKKHPEVNAFYGTSALDAIGIAKVIEQFHREKETYIIGFDTLPETIHYLRKGTIHATVVQEPYEMGYRAVKAMVDIIKGNDVPSVTNTETKVIRKQDLPLRPARNYEVKHD from the coding sequence ATGCGGAAACGATGGAAGTGGATCATTTATGCCAGTAGCATTGTGGCGCTTGTTGCAAGCGCTTCCTTTACAATCTATTGTGCGTGGAAAGTATATGCCTATCATCAGCCAGGTGAAAGAGAAATTAATGAACACGAAAATAACGCGTATCATTTTGTCCTTGTTCCGGAGGAGCTCGATAATGATTATTGGCGCTTAGTGGAAAAAGGAGCGAAAGCGGCGGCAAAAGAGACAGGGGTTCATCTCGAATATGTCGGACCGCGGCAGGCCAACATTGATGAGCATATTCATATTCTTGAAAAAGCGGCCGCTTCCAAAGTAGATGGGATTATGACGCAAGGATTGACGGAAAAAGAGTTTACGCCAGTGATTAACCGCATTATCGAAAAAAATATTCCTGTGGTGACGATCGATACCGATGCGCCAACAAGCAAGCGAACAGCTTATATCGGTACGGATAACTATTACGCTGGTTTTATTGCTGGAAAAGCGCTAGCGGAAGATACGCACGGGAAGGCAAATGTAGCGATTATTACAGGAAGCCTTACCGCCTCCCATCAGAAACTGCGGGTTCAAGGGTTTAAAGATGCGGTGAAGAACGAAAAAGGGATTCGCATCATTGCCATCGAAGAGTCAAATATTACGCGCATACAAGCAGCCGAAAAAGCGTACAGCATTTTAAAAAAGCATCCTGAGGTGAACGCGTTTTATGGCACAAGCGCGCTGGATGCGATCGGGATCGCAAAGGTCATTGAACAGTTTCATCGCGAAAAGGAAACCTATATTATCGGATTTGATACGCTGCCGGAGACGATTCATTATTTGCGAAAAGGAACAATTCATGCAACGGTGGTGCAAGAACCTTATGAGATGGGATACCGAGCGGTGAAAGCAATGGTGGATATTATCAAAGGAAATGATGTTCCGTCTGTTACGAATACGGAAACAAAGGTCATCCGCAAGCAAGATTTGCCGCTGCGTCCGGCTCGCAACTACGAGGTGAAACATGATTAA
- a CDS encoding FAD-binding oxidoreductase produces MGLYEDLLERIGDRERVTINETVLEQHSKGMAYHEPRKPDVVVFPRTAAEVSAVLSYANERRIPVTPFGAGTSLEGHIIPVQGGITLNFTMMNNIIDIRPDDFLAIVEPGVTRMQLNQALKKHGLFFPVDPGADATIGGMASTNASGTNSVKYGVMRDQVLGLEVVLADGKIVHTGGMAMKSSAGYDLTGLFVGSEGTLGVFTKIIVRLQGIPEATNAIKVSFPTLAEAAQAAASILKAGVSPGKIELVDEQTIQAVNQYKQTDYPAAPTLFIELSGSASSVKDGTELVKELCVAENAVSFEMEEDSVARAKLWEARHHAAFAIQAAYPGKAMLSTDVCVPISKMPAAIAETRKLVDEYGMTAAILGHVGDGNYHTILAFDPADKEEVKRVEEVNARIVRYALSHGGTCTGEHGIGIGKRQFLYEEHRDSVPFMKGIKQLFDPNGIMNPGKIFL; encoded by the coding sequence ATGGGACTTTATGAAGATTTATTAGAACGGATTGGTGACCGTGAACGGGTGACGATAAACGAAACGGTTCTTGAGCAGCATAGCAAAGGGATGGCCTATCACGAACCGAGAAAGCCGGATGTCGTCGTCTTTCCAAGAACGGCGGCGGAAGTGAGCGCGGTGTTGTCCTACGCCAATGAGCGGCGCATACCGGTTACTCCATTTGGAGCAGGAACCAGTCTAGAAGGACATATTATTCCTGTTCAAGGCGGCATCACACTCAACTTTACGATGATGAATAATATTATTGACATTCGCCCCGACGATTTTTTGGCCATCGTCGAGCCAGGGGTAACGCGGATGCAGCTGAATCAAGCATTGAAAAAACATGGACTGTTTTTCCCGGTTGATCCGGGAGCGGACGCAACGATCGGCGGGATGGCGTCAACGAACGCCAGTGGTACAAACAGCGTCAAATACGGCGTCATGCGCGATCAAGTGCTAGGCTTGGAAGTCGTGCTCGCCGATGGGAAAATCGTTCATACCGGCGGAATGGCGATGAAATCGTCGGCAGGTTATGACTTAACGGGGCTGTTTGTCGGTTCGGAAGGAACGCTGGGTGTATTTACGAAGATTATTGTCCGTCTTCAGGGCATTCCGGAAGCGACGAATGCGATTAAAGTAAGCTTTCCTACGTTGGCGGAGGCAGCGCAGGCCGCAGCGTCAATTTTAAAAGCGGGCGTGTCTCCGGGGAAAATAGAGCTTGTGGATGAGCAAACGATTCAAGCGGTCAATCAATACAAACAGACAGACTATCCAGCGGCGCCGACGCTATTTATTGAACTAAGCGGCAGCGCATCAAGCGTAAAAGACGGAACAGAGCTTGTCAAAGAGTTGTGTGTTGCGGAAAACGCGGTTTCGTTTGAAATGGAAGAGGATTCTGTCGCGCGCGCCAAATTGTGGGAAGCCCGGCATCACGCGGCATTTGCCATTCAAGCGGCATATCCAGGGAAAGCGATGTTATCAACCGATGTGTGTGTGCCGATTTCCAAAATGCCGGCAGCGATTGCCGAAACGCGGAAGCTTGTCGATGAATATGGCATGACGGCCGCGATTCTCGGCCATGTCGGCGACGGCAACTACCATACCATTCTTGCTTTTGATCCGGCGGATAAGGAAGAAGTAAAGCGCGTCGAAGAAGTGAACGCCCGCATCGTCCGCTACGCCTTATCGCATGGCGGCACGTGCACGGGCGAGCACGGCATCGGCATTGGAAAGCGGCAGTTTTTATACGAAGAACATCGTGATTCCGTTCCGTTTATGAAAGGGATTAAGCAACTGTTTGATCCGAACGGCATTATGAATCCGGGGAAAATTTTCTTATAA
- a CDS encoding alpha-ketoacid dehydrogenase subunit beta → MAEKTMIQAINEAMRQEMERDERVIVLGEDVGKNGGVFRATDGLLEQFGDRRVFDTPLAESGIIGTSIGLAVNGFRPIAEIQFLGFVYQAMDQLAAQAARLRFRSAGRFTCPLVVRSPYGGGVRTPELHSDALEALFTHSPGLKIVMPSNAYDAKGLLISAIRDEDPVLFLEPMKLYRALRMEVPDEPYEIPLGKARVVKEGEDVTIISWGAAVPLVAKLAVEMKSKGIDAEVIDLRCLQPLDIDTIVESVEKTGRVMIVHEAVKTNGFGAEIAALISERALFTLSAPIVRVTGYDTPYPVPSVEDDWLPNAARIFEGVQMLMRY, encoded by the coding sequence ATGGCGGAAAAGACGATGATTCAGGCGATTAATGAAGCGATGCGGCAAGAAATGGAACGCGATGAGCGCGTGATTGTACTAGGGGAAGATGTCGGGAAAAATGGCGGCGTGTTTCGCGCGACAGATGGATTGTTAGAACAATTTGGGGACCGCCGTGTATTTGATACGCCGCTTGCCGAATCAGGCATTATTGGCACATCGATTGGCTTGGCGGTGAACGGATTCCGCCCGATTGCGGAAATTCAGTTTCTCGGCTTTGTCTATCAGGCGATGGATCAGCTTGCGGCACAGGCAGCGCGCCTTCGTTTTCGCTCGGCGGGACGGTTTACATGCCCGCTTGTCGTACGAAGCCCATACGGCGGAGGAGTGCGCACGCCGGAGCTTCATTCCGATGCGCTGGAGGCGCTGTTTACGCATTCACCTGGTTTGAAGATTGTCATGCCATCGAACGCCTATGACGCAAAAGGGCTGCTTATTTCAGCGATTCGCGATGAAGACCCCGTTTTATTTTTAGAGCCGATGAAATTATACCGCGCCTTGCGCATGGAAGTGCCGGATGAGCCGTACGAAATTCCGCTAGGAAAAGCGCGTGTCGTCAAAGAAGGGGAAGATGTGACGATCATTTCGTGGGGTGCGGCCGTTCCGCTTGTTGCGAAACTGGCGGTAGAGATGAAGTCGAAAGGAATTGACGCCGAAGTAATTGACCTTCGCTGCCTGCAGCCATTAGATATCGATACCATCGTGGAGTCGGTGGAAAAGACAGGACGGGTGATGATTGTTCATGAAGCGGTCAAAACGAACGGGTTCGGCGCGGAAATTGCCGCATTGATTAGCGAACGGGCATTGTTTACGCTATCGGCGCCAATCGTGCGCGTGACCGGCTATGATACACCGTATCCGGTGCCGTCGGTCGAAGATGACTGGCTGCCGAACGCCGCTCGCATTTTCGAAGGGGTACAAATGTTAATGCGCTATTAA
- a CDS encoding sensor histidine kinase: MIKIRTKLLLYFSIFILLLNGIVFFLYNSSEDIVNEYDYSMRRLLLLNEISQRTNQLVEQLNAYLTEKDERYLREYNRQYRWLQENRKQVREMFSNRKNALLVENYEHMIESLLEEGALTVYHFQAGNISLYSSHLHEAMKISSFIQETTLSLIHNELTTYQHFYNEVEERNRYFRYMVIGLFMTTFLLGVLLAVWFSGGITKPIARLSRAAREIASGKLDGPDVVSTTNDELKLLTHTFNDMRRNLQRLIEEMKKKSELDRLVKELELKSLQSQINPHFLFNTLNVVSKMAYLEEANQTSRLIEAIAAILRYNLGDLQRTVTLADEVHIAREYFFIQQTRFFDRIKFSMNVDKQCLPLPIPPLTLQPLIENAFIHGIESYEKGAEISLKVEKRNKRVIIEVRDNGVGMSEETKEKLMAFIKGQEDDSASNEKKRGHSTSIGIRNVIRRLQLFYGIQDVMEIESTVGEGTTVRLLLPMTKGGGSE; this comes from the coding sequence ATGATTAAAATTCGGACAAAACTATTGTTGTATTTTAGTATTTTTATCCTGTTGCTCAATGGCATTGTCTTCTTTTTATACAACAGCAGCGAAGATATTGTGAATGAGTACGACTACAGCATGCGCCGGCTTTTGCTGTTGAATGAAATTTCTCAACGTACGAATCAATTAGTAGAACAGTTGAATGCTTATCTTACAGAAAAAGATGAACGATATTTGCGAGAATATAACCGCCAATATCGCTGGTTGCAAGAAAACCGCAAACAAGTCAGAGAAATGTTTTCCAACCGAAAAAATGCGCTTTTAGTGGAAAATTATGAACATATGATTGAAAGTTTACTAGAGGAAGGGGCATTGACCGTCTATCATTTTCAAGCAGGCAATATTAGCTTATACTCTTCCCACCTTCACGAAGCGATGAAGATTTCTTCATTTATTCAAGAGACGACCCTTTCATTAATTCACAATGAATTAACGACTTATCAGCATTTTTACAATGAAGTGGAAGAGCGGAATCGTTATTTTCGCTACATGGTGATCGGATTGTTTATGACAACGTTTTTGCTTGGCGTTCTTTTGGCTGTATGGTTTTCCGGAGGCATCACAAAGCCGATCGCGCGTCTTTCGCGTGCCGCTCGGGAAATTGCAAGCGGGAAGTTGGATGGTCCTGATGTCGTTAGCACAACGAATGATGAATTAAAATTATTAACCCATACGTTTAATGATATGCGCCGCAATCTGCAGCGGCTGATTGAGGAAATGAAGAAAAAATCCGAACTGGACAGGCTCGTAAAAGAATTAGAGTTAAAAAGTTTGCAGAGCCAAATCAATCCTCACTTTTTATTTAACACGCTAAATGTGGTTTCGAAAATGGCGTATTTAGAAGAAGCGAACCAAACATCACGGTTGATTGAAGCGATTGCGGCGATTTTGCGATATAATTTAGGAGATTTGCAGCGTACGGTGACATTAGCCGATGAAGTCCATATCGCAAGGGAATACTTTTTTATCCAACAGACACGCTTTTTTGACCGAATTAAATTTTCGATGAATGTCGATAAACAATGTTTGCCATTGCCCATTCCGCCTCTAACCTTGCAGCCGCTTATTGAAAATGCCTTTATTCATGGAATCGAATCTTATGAAAAAGGAGCGGAGATTTCGTTAAAAGTAGAAAAAAGGAACAAACGCGTCATCATCGAAGTAAGGGACAACGGCGTCGGGATGAGCGAAGAAACGAAAGAAAAATTAATGGCTTTTATAAAGGGACAAGAAGACGACTCTGCTTCGAATGAAAAAAAACGCGGACACTCCACGAGCATCGGTATACGCAACGTCATTCGCCGGCTTCAGCTTTTTTATGGGATACAAGATGTGATGGAGATTGAGTCAACGGTTGGGGAAGGAACAACGGTTCGTCTGCTTTTGCCAATGACAAAAGGGGGTGGAAGCGAATGA